One genomic segment of Gammaproteobacteria bacterium includes these proteins:
- a CDS encoding GldG family protein — MKVTTRSRRKVLLQNVLFVMLFLSVVGMLAWISTRYHYQADWTATGRNTLSPASVALLAQLQEPVKITAFARDAGMTKKQISDVIGRYQRYKQNLSLEFVNPDTEPERVRAEGITVDGELLLHYQGRQSKLSDLSEQSITNALQGLSRTGERWLVFLEGHGERSPFGAANHDLKAWADEVQRKGFKLKALNLANDPVIPDNTSVLVIAGPQVDYLPGEVKLIEQYLRRGGNLLWLADPGPMFGLKSIAEQLGIEFVPGVVVDPTTQLFKIDDPTFAIVGDYGRHAITQDFNVVTIFPRAAGLNFEAQDDWKGEPFLVTSARSWSETGKLQGQISFDEGVDVGGPLNIGIAAVRDRKFTATPSAKTSTDAAGEQRAVVIGDGDFLANAYLGNGGNLNMGMNMVNWLSRDDQLIAIPAKTALDTALSLSQTQMVLIGFGFLLLLPLLLLGSGLGIWLRRRKA; from the coding sequence ATGAAAGTCACCACCCGTTCCCGGCGCAAGGTATTGTTACAGAATGTTCTGTTTGTGATGCTGTTCTTGTCAGTGGTAGGGATGCTGGCCTGGATATCGACCCGCTACCATTATCAGGCGGATTGGACTGCAACCGGCCGCAATACCTTGTCACCGGCCAGTGTCGCGTTGTTGGCGCAGTTGCAAGAACCGGTCAAGATCACCGCCTTTGCCCGGGATGCAGGGATGACCAAGAAGCAAATTAGCGATGTTATTGGCCGATATCAACGCTATAAACAAAATCTCAGTCTCGAATTTGTGAATCCCGATACCGAGCCGGAACGGGTGCGCGCTGAAGGTATCACGGTTGATGGCGAGTTGTTGCTCCACTATCAGGGCCGCCAAAGCAAGCTTTCCGATCTGAGTGAGCAAAGCATCACCAATGCGCTGCAAGGACTTTCCCGTACTGGCGAACGCTGGTTGGTATTTCTCGAAGGACACGGTGAGCGCAGCCCATTTGGTGCCGCTAATCATGATTTGAAGGCGTGGGCAGATGAGGTGCAGCGCAAAGGTTTCAAATTAAAAGCCTTGAATCTGGCGAATGATCCGGTAATCCCGGATAACACCAGTGTCCTGGTCATCGCTGGGCCGCAAGTGGATTATCTGCCGGGCGAGGTCAAGCTGATCGAGCAATATCTGCGTCGTGGCGGCAATCTGTTATGGCTGGCAGATCCCGGCCCAATGTTTGGACTGAAATCGATAGCCGAGCAATTGGGAATAGAGTTTGTGCCGGGTGTCGTCGTCGATCCCACCACCCAATTGTTCAAAATCGACGATCCTACTTTTGCTATCGTTGGCGATTATGGCCGGCATGCGATCACGCAGGATTTTAATGTCGTCACTATTTTTCCGCGCGCTGCCGGATTGAATTTTGAAGCGCAGGATGATTGGAAAGGTGAACCTTTCTTGGTGACCAGCGCCCGCAGTTGGTCCGAGACCGGCAAGTTACAGGGGCAAATCAGTTTTGATGAAGGCGTGGATGTCGGTGGCCCGCTTAATATCGGGATAGCGGCGGTCCGTGATCGTAAATTTACGGCCACGCCTTCCGCGAAAACGTCAACCGATGCTGCAGGAGAGCAGCGAGCAGTGGTGATCGGTGACGGTGACTTTTTGGCAAATGCCTATCTCGGTAATGGCGGTAATCTGAACATGGGGATGAACATGGTGAATTGGTTAAGTCGCGATGATCAACTGATTGCTATCCCGGCGAAGACCGCACTCGATACCGCACTCAGCTTGTCGCAGACGCAAATGGTATTGATTGGATTTGGCTTCCTGTTGTTATTGCCCTTGTTGTTGCTGGGCAGCGGACTCGGCATCTGGTTGCGGCGGCGTAAGGCTTAG
- a CDS encoding HDOD domain-containing protein — MAEIFIARQPIYTRTLHVFAYELLYRADADNHAKSSGDAATTEVLLGALTEIGLDYLVGVRSAFINLTRSFIISQEALPFPGDQLVIELMEDIEPDEMVVRGVQRLVSLGYTIALDDFIYDDKYIPLIKLAKIAKIDIQAHTELELRQLYEKLRKFEHLKLLAEKVETQEQYDFCRELGFNYFQGYFFCRPRIIKRKRMPANQAALMQLLTEVQRTDVKVARLEAMITKDVALSYKLLRYINSAFFGLPRPMESIQRAIVFLGARAIQKWATLLILSRIDDKPNELMVTAVVRGKMCELLAQALEFEPEDACFTVGLLSVLDALLDMPMDRIVNSLTLSDQITDALLEFKGTPGEILRCVLNYERSNWENVALGNLESDVIKDAYLQAVGWAVGACRVVIGE, encoded by the coding sequence ATGGCCGAGATCTTTATCGCGCGCCAACCAATATATACACGAACGTTGCACGTTTTTGCTTACGAGCTTTTGTATCGAGCCGATGCCGATAATCACGCCAAGTCGTCGGGCGATGCGGCAACGACGGAAGTATTACTGGGTGCTCTGACCGAGATTGGTCTCGATTATCTGGTCGGTGTTCGTTCAGCGTTTATCAATCTCACTCGCAGCTTCATCATTTCGCAGGAAGCATTGCCATTCCCGGGCGATCAACTTGTCATCGAGTTGATGGAAGATATTGAGCCGGACGAGATGGTGGTGCGTGGCGTGCAGCGCCTGGTGAGTCTGGGCTATACCATTGCCCTGGATGACTTTATTTATGATGACAAATATATACCGCTAATCAAATTAGCCAAGATCGCCAAGATTGATATCCAGGCGCACACCGAGCTGGAATTACGGCAGCTTTATGAAAAGCTGCGCAAGTTTGAGCATTTGAAGTTGCTGGCGGAAAAGGTTGAAACCCAGGAGCAATACGATTTTTGCCGCGAGTTGGGATTTAATTATTTTCAGGGTTATTTCTTTTGCCGGCCGCGCATCATCAAGCGTAAGCGTATGCCTGCCAATCAAGCGGCATTGATGCAATTGCTGACCGAAGTGCAGCGCACCGATGTCAAGGTGGCTCGTCTTGAAGCCATGATTACCAAGGATGTAGCGCTGAGTTATAAATTACTGCGTTATATCAATTCTGCATTCTTTGGTTTGCCACGGCCGATGGAATCCATTCAGCGGGCTATCGTATTTCTTGGCGCGCGCGCGATTCAAAAATGGGCGACGCTGCTGATTCTGTCGCGTATCGATGACAAGCCAAACGAATTGATGGTCACTGCTGTTGTGCGCGGCAAGATGTGCGAACTGCTGGCGCAGGCGCTTGAATTCGAACCCGAGGATGCTTGTTTTACTGTTGGTTTGTTGTCGGTGCTGGATGCGTTGTTAGATATGCCAATGGACAGGATCGTAAACTCTCTGACGCTATCCGATCAGATTACTGATGCGTTATTGGAGTTCAAAGGGACGCCGGGTGAGATTCTGCGTTGCGTCTTGAATTATGAGCGTAGCAACTGGGAGAATGTCGCGCTTGGTAATTTAGAGTCAGATGTGATCAAGGATGCCTATTTGCAGGCAGTGGGTTGGGCGGTAGGGGCGTGCCGGGTTGTCATTGGGGAGTAG
- the mgtE gene encoding magnesium transporter, which yields MPELKNQQIPQSRLQRLAEALQSGRLVHIRQMVNELHPAEIAHLLESLPQNERELVWELVEADKDGDVLLYVNDDVRAKLIRQMDPEELVAATEGLDTDDLADILQDLPDIVIHRVLQSMGEQDRIRLEAVLSYPEDTAGGLMNIDTITVRPNVTLDVVLRYLRIRGEIPEMTDHLIVVNRADKYIGLLAINHLLTKDPELLVGQVMVKDIEPITASMPASQVASLFEHRNLISAPVVDEEGKLLGRITIDDVVDVIRDEAEHSIMSMAGLDEEDDIFAPVVTSSRRRAVWLGVNLVTAFIASWVIGLFDATIEKVVALAVLMPIVASMGGIAGTQTLTLVIRGMALGYIGQSNVKRILIKELAVGMLNGLLWAFVVAVVSFLWFGDYVIGGLIAAAILVNLMAAALAGATIPLLMRRMGFDPALSSSVVLTTVTDVVGFFVFLGLATLVFI from the coding sequence ATGCCGGAATTAAAGAATCAGCAAATACCTCAAAGTCGATTGCAGCGCCTGGCTGAGGCGCTGCAATCGGGGCGTTTGGTGCATATCCGGCAAATGGTCAATGAACTGCACCCCGCCGAAATCGCCCACCTGCTTGAATCCTTGCCTCAGAATGAGCGTGAGCTGGTGTGGGAACTGGTAGAGGCAGACAAGGACGGCGATGTCCTGTTGTATGTGAATGACGATGTGCGCGCCAAACTGATCCGGCAAATGGATCCGGAAGAGTTGGTGGCGGCGACGGAAGGTTTGGATACCGATGATCTGGCGGATATCTTGCAGGACTTGCCCGACATTGTGATTCATCGGGTATTGCAGTCGATGGGTGAGCAGGATCGTATTCGACTGGAGGCGGTATTGTCTTATCCCGAGGATACCGCCGGCGGTCTGATGAATATCGACACTATCACGGTCCGTCCCAATGTGACGCTGGATGTGGTGTTGCGTTATTTGCGGATACGGGGCGAGATCCCCGAGATGACCGATCATTTGATTGTGGTTAATCGCGCGGATAAATACATCGGGTTATTGGCCATCAATCATTTGCTGACCAAGGATCCCGAGCTGCTGGTGGGGCAGGTGATGGTGAAGGATATTGAGCCGATTACCGCCAGCATGCCTGCGAGCCAGGTCGCCAGCCTGTTCGAGCATCGAAACTTGATTTCGGCACCGGTGGTGGATGAAGAAGGCAAGTTGCTCGGGCGTATCACCATCGACGACGTGGTTGATGTCATCCGTGACGAAGCCGAACACTCGATCATGAGTATGGCCGGCTTGGACGAAGAGGACGATATCTTTGCCCCGGTCGTGACCAGTTCACGGCGGCGTGCGGTATGGTTGGGGGTTAACCTGGTGACGGCCTTTATTGCTTCCTGGGTGATTGGCCTGTTTGATGCGACTATTGAAAAAGTGGTGGCGCTAGCGGTGCTGATGCCCATCGTCGCCAGTATGGGCGGGATTGCCGGTACTCAGACGCTGACGTTGGTGATACGTGGCATGGCGTTGGGTTATATCGGTCAATCCAACGTCAAACGCATCCTGATTAAAGAGCTCGCCGTAGGGATGTTGAACGGCTTGCTTTGGGCCTTTGTGGTGGCGGTAGTGTCGTTCCTCTGGTTTGGTGATTATGTGATCGGTGGTTTGATCGCGGCCGCGATTCTCGTCAACCTCATGGCGGCGGCTCTGGCCGGGGCCACAATTCCGCTGCTGATGCGGCGCATGGGGTTTGATCCAGCCCTGTCGTCATCGGTGGTGTTGACCACTGTGACCGATGTGGTCGGTTTCTTTGTCTTCCTTGGGTTGGCAACGTTAGTATTCATCTAA
- a CDS encoding DUF4340 domain-containing protein has protein sequence MGKRAWLNLVLLAVILGLAAIVYFEPGIKQPVVQSLTKIDTSAVKELQISVPDQAPITLQRDGQRWRLTAPKQILANPVRVQRILGLLAVSSEQQYASSNLDLNKYGLATPKVRLRVAGQELAFGDQDPLNSRRYVLIGQTLHLIDQSDIAVLTSGWPSLVDLRLIPDGQELAAIEITGLGKLERGKDGWKYRGSGKTKTPAQTRIDELIQSWREAQAMEVAINETEATGEQAVLKFVDGSELKFDVNRFADQVVFGRADLEIEYHLSSDQAQQLLEFKQPDVGTAKDKQGAPPVR, from the coding sequence ATGGGGAAAAGGGCGTGGCTTAATCTGGTGCTCCTGGCAGTGATTCTGGGGTTGGCGGCGATCGTTTATTTTGAGCCTGGGATCAAGCAGCCCGTAGTTCAATCACTGACAAAGATTGACACCAGCGCTGTTAAGGAATTACAAATCAGCGTACCAGATCAGGCCCCCATCACCTTGCAGCGCGATGGTCAGCGCTGGCGTCTGACCGCGCCTAAGCAGATTTTAGCGAACCCAGTTCGCGTGCAGCGGATACTCGGGTTATTGGCAGTGAGCAGCGAGCAGCAATATGCCTCATCAAATCTAGATCTTAACAAATATGGTTTGGCAACTCCCAAGGTTAGGCTTCGAGTTGCAGGACAAGAACTTGCTTTTGGCGATCAGGATCCATTGAATTCACGGCGTTATGTCCTGATAGGACAGACACTGCATCTAATAGATCAGAGTGATATTGCAGTGCTTACAAGCGGCTGGCCAAGTCTGGTGGATTTGCGGCTGATTCCAGACGGGCAGGAATTGGCCGCGATTGAAATCACTGGTTTGGGTAAGCTAGAGCGCGGGAAGGATGGCTGGAAATATAGGGGTTCTGGTAAAACAAAAACGCCCGCTCAAACAAGGATTGATGAGTTGATTCAGTCCTGGCGTGAGGCGCAGGCAATGGAAGTTGCAATTAATGAAACTGAGGCCACTGGCGAGCAGGCCGTGTTGAAGTTTGTGGATGGTAGTGAGCTGAAGTTTGATGTTAATCGTTTTGCAGACCAAGTAGTATTCGGACGTGCCGATCTGGAGATTGAATATCATTTGAGCAGTGATCAAGCGCAACAATTGCTTGAATTCAAGCAGCCGGATGTTGGGACAGCAAAAGACAAACAAGGCGCGCCCCCGGTACGATAA
- a CDS encoding ABC transporter permease subunit, with translation MMVFTIAARELRSLFLSPLAWSILGVVQFILAYMFSSQVEVFMQIQSRLVGIEGAPGVTEVVVAPVLYNAGVVLLLVAPMLTMRLISEERRSQTLSLLFSAPVSMSEIVFGKFFGVMGFLVVMVLLIALMPLSLFTGATLDMGMFSAGLLGLVLLLASFAAIGLFMSTLTVQPTIAAVSTFGILLLLWILDLAGSANMGSASSLFAYLSILRHFESLLKGVFDTSDVIYYLLFVTVFLVLSIRRLDADRLQH, from the coding sequence ATGATGGTGTTTACCATTGCTGCCCGGGAATTGCGCAGCCTGTTTTTGTCGCCGCTGGCGTGGTCGATACTCGGTGTGGTGCAATTTATATTAGCGTACATGTTTTCATCCCAGGTCGAAGTCTTTATGCAAATTCAATCGCGCCTGGTGGGGATTGAAGGTGCACCGGGAGTGACCGAGGTTGTGGTCGCGCCGGTACTCTACAATGCGGGTGTCGTGCTGTTGTTGGTGGCGCCGATGCTGACCATGCGATTGATCAGCGAAGAACGGCGTTCGCAAACATTGAGTCTGTTGTTTTCCGCGCCGGTCTCGATGTCCGAAATCGTGTTTGGTAAGTTCTTTGGTGTGATGGGCTTTTTAGTGGTCATGGTGTTGTTGATCGCGCTGATGCCATTATCTCTGTTCACCGGGGCGACACTGGATATGGGAATGTTCAGCGCCGGATTGTTGGGGTTGGTGTTGCTTCTGGCCAGTTTTGCCGCGATCGGACTGTTCATGTCCACGCTTACCGTGCAGCCGACCATCGCTGCCGTGAGTACCTTTGGTATTTTATTGTTGTTATGGATACTAGATCTGGCCGGCAGTGCCAATATGGGCAGTGCCAGCAGTTTGTTTGCCTATTTATCGATCCTGCGGCACTTTGAATCCTTGCTCAAAGGTGTATTCGATACCAGTGACGTGATTTATTATTTGTTGTTTGTCACCGTGTTTTTGGTGCTCAGCATCCGGCGTTTGGATGCAGACCGGTTGCAGCATTAA
- a CDS encoding ATP-binding cassette domain-containing protein, which produces MDQDAPLIQVDQVSRYYGHLCAVDNISFEVKKGEVVGFLGPNGAGKSTTMQMISGNLAPSAGRVQINGIDLLDMPKAAKAQLGYLPDTPPLYRELTVDEYLNYCARLNRIPKEQRAKAIASAKERCGLTDVGRRLIGNLSKGYRQRIGIAQAIIHSPAVVILDEPTVGLDPIQIREIRILISDLRKEHSVILSTHILPEVQKVCDRVLIISKGKLVLVDTIAGLEQRIRGSSLVVGLRRPPTIDALQQLAHIEAVTELGAGRFRLQCAADSDPAETIAAAAVNQNWGLYELAPDRMTLEQVFVDITTTDHAAEHPAEPVAEEHV; this is translated from the coding sequence ATGGATCAGGATGCCCCTCTTATTCAAGTCGATCAGGTGAGCCGTTATTACGGCCATCTCTGCGCGGTTGATAACATTAGTTTTGAAGTTAAAAAGGGCGAGGTGGTTGGCTTTCTCGGCCCCAATGGCGCGGGCAAATCGACCACCATGCAGATGATCAGCGGCAATTTGGCACCCAGCGCCGGTCGGGTGCAGATCAATGGCATCGACCTGCTGGATATGCCCAAGGCCGCCAAGGCGCAGTTGGGGTATCTGCCCGATACGCCGCCACTGTATCGTGAGCTGACGGTGGATGAATATCTCAATTATTGTGCCCGTCTTAATCGCATCCCGAAGGAACAGCGTGCCAAGGCGATCGCATCGGCGAAGGAACGTTGTGGTTTGACAGATGTCGGGCGGCGACTGATCGGTAATTTGTCCAAGGGCTATCGCCAGCGCATCGGTATTGCCCAGGCGATTATTCATTCACCGGCGGTAGTCATCCTCGATGAGCCAACGGTGGGGCTGGATCCGATTCAGATTCGCGAAATCAGGATCTTGATCAGTGATCTGCGGAAAGAACATAGCGTGATTCTGTCGACGCACATCCTGCCTGAGGTGCAGAAAGTCTGTGACCGGGTACTGATCATCAGTAAAGGCAAATTAGTGCTGGTCGATACGATTGCCGGTTTGGAGCAGCGGATTCGCGGTTCGAGCCTGGTGGTGGGTTTGCGGCGACCACCTACAATCGATGCCTTGCAGCAGCTGGCACACATTGAAGCCGTGACTGAACTCGGCGCTGGCCGATTCCGTCTGCAATGCGCGGCGGATAGCGATCCGGCCGAAACCATCGCCGCCGCGGCGGTAAATCAAAATTGGGGACTCTATGAATTGGCGCCAGATCGCATGACGCTGGAGCAAGTGTTTGTCGATATCACGACTACGGATCACGCGGCCGAACACCCTGCTGAGCCAGTGGCGGAGGAACACGTATGA
- a CDS encoding hydantoinase/oxoprolinase family protein, with translation MMLLGIDTGGTFTDFVLYNGHSLRIHKRLSTPQAPEQAILQGIAELGVDPQHLTVIHGSTVATNAALEGKGVRTVFITNHGLGDLLTIGRQARRELYNLQPAPQPPPVPQNLCLETGGRLGADGSIVEALTAEDLILLQQQLATLQPEAVAINLLFSFLNDRFERQIEAIISAHIFTSRSSAILPEYKEYERGIATWLNAWIGPLVQRYLDRLQTGLPNTKISVMQSSGGTLAANQAARLAVNMLLSGPAGGLAGARFIGSQTQCPRLLTFDMGGTSTDVALIDGEPQLTSEGRIGPYPVAVPMVDMHTLGAGGGSYAYLDAGGLLQVGPESAGADPGPACYGRGGTRPTVTDANLILGRLRPDAFLGGQMKLDRDAARTAIASIAKPLGLSIDETALGIIRIANEHMAQALRLISVQRGIDPRQLTLMPFGGAGGLHVCALAESLGMHQALVPIHSGVLSAFGMLVSPRSRELSRSIITPLTEISTQTLESSFTQLESQGQRALIDEGAAATEIACKRSLDLRYQGQAYHLNIPWQELMSAVDAFHEVHHKRYGHRLNNTVELVNIRTRLAAPRPELKLPLRVFAQTSPTPVHDQSGTTIWQRDQLNPRQSIAGPALITDDIATTFIANGWHSEMDDYGNLLLTRVHKT, from the coding sequence ATCATGTTACTCGGCATCGACACCGGCGGCACCTTCACCGATTTCGTCCTTTACAACGGTCATTCGTTGCGCATTCATAAACGGCTTTCCACGCCACAGGCACCAGAACAGGCCATCTTGCAGGGGATCGCCGAACTTGGCGTTGATCCTCAGCATCTGACGGTGATTCACGGTTCCACCGTAGCCACCAATGCCGCACTGGAAGGCAAAGGCGTGCGCACTGTCTTCATCACCAATCATGGACTGGGCGATCTACTGACCATCGGCCGTCAGGCGCGGCGCGAGCTTTATAATCTACAACCTGCGCCGCAACCGCCGCCGGTGCCTCAAAATCTGTGCCTGGAAACGGGTGGCCGGCTCGGTGCCGACGGCAGCATCGTCGAAGCGCTGACGGCAGAAGACCTTATACTGCTTCAGCAACAACTTGCAACACTACAACCGGAGGCGGTGGCGATCAATCTTTTATTTTCCTTCCTCAATGACCGCTTCGAGCGGCAGATTGAGGCGATCATTTCCGCGCATATTTTCACCAGCCGCTCATCGGCGATTTTGCCTGAATACAAAGAGTATGAACGCGGCATCGCCACCTGGCTTAACGCGTGGATCGGCCCACTCGTGCAGCGCTACCTCGATCGATTACAGACGGGATTACCGAATACCAAAATCAGCGTCATGCAGAGCTCTGGCGGCACGCTCGCCGCCAATCAAGCGGCGCGACTCGCCGTCAACATGTTGCTCTCCGGCCCGGCGGGCGGATTGGCAGGTGCACGTTTTATCGGCAGCCAAACCCAATGTCCGCGTTTGCTTACTTTCGACATGGGTGGCACATCGACGGATGTGGCATTGATCGACGGCGAACCACAACTCACATCCGAAGGCCGCATCGGTCCTTATCCTGTTGCGGTACCGATGGTGGACATGCATACCCTTGGCGCGGGCGGCGGCTCATATGCCTATCTTGATGCCGGCGGCCTGCTGCAAGTGGGCCCCGAATCGGCGGGCGCCGATCCAGGGCCAGCATGTTATGGCCGTGGCGGCACGCGCCCCACAGTCACCGATGCCAATTTAATCCTTGGCCGTCTGCGCCCCGATGCCTTTTTGGGTGGCCAGATGAAACTTGATCGCGATGCCGCCCGCACGGCAATTGCCAGCATCGCCAAACCACTAGGGCTCAGTATTGATGAAACTGCGCTGGGCATAATCCGCATCGCCAACGAACACATGGCACAAGCCCTGCGTTTGATCTCGGTACAGCGCGGCATTGATCCGCGCCAGCTTACCTTGATGCCGTTTGGCGGCGCCGGCGGGCTTCATGTGTGTGCACTCGCGGAATCACTGGGCATGCATCAGGCACTGGTGCCGATCCATAGCGGAGTACTGTCAGCCTTCGGCATGTTGGTTTCACCACGATCACGTGAATTATCGCGCAGCATCATTACACCACTGACAGAAATCTCGACACAAACGTTGGAATCATCCTTTACCCAATTAGAATCTCAAGGCCAACGGGCACTGATCGATGAAGGCGCTGCCGCAACAGAGATTGCCTGTAAACGTTCGCTTGATTTACGCTATCAGGGGCAGGCCTATCACTTGAATATTCCGTGGCAGGAGTTGATGAGCGCCGTTGATGCCTTTCATGAAGTGCATCACAAACGCTATGGGCATCGTTTGAACAACACCGTGGAATTAGTAAACATCCGTACCCGGCTTGCGGCACCCAGACCCGAGCTGAAACTGCCATTACGTGTATTCGCTCAGACCAGCCCGACTCCAGTTCATGATCAAAGCGGCACAACCATTTGGCAGCGTGATCAGCTGAATCCCCGGCAATCGATTGCGGGACCGGCATTGATTACCGATGACATCGCCACCACGTTTATTGCGAACGGCTGGCACAGCGAGATGGATGATTATGGCAATTTGCTTTTAACGCGAGTACACAAAACATAA
- the mutM gene encoding bifunctional DNA-formamidopyrimidine glycosylase/DNA-(apurinic or apyrimidinic site) lyase produces MPELPEVETTRRGIAPIIEGALVSEVILRKRRLRYPVPQSLMSELPGQRILTVERRGKYLLLRTELGTVLLHLGMSGSLRIVDPDLTPDKHDHIDIVFEGRRCLRLHDPRRFGAVLWLDNTPERHPLLANLGPEPLTAEFSGEYLHQRSRRRTQAVKLFIMDSRVVVGVGNIYASEALFRAGIRPQTSANKVSQQRYVLLAEAVKQVLAAAIEQGGTTLRDFVDGDGRPGYFAQSLQVYGREDEPCITCGAAIRMLRMGQRSTYYCSACQR; encoded by the coding sequence ATGCCTGAGCTGCCGGAAGTTGAGACTACCCGCCGTGGCATTGCGCCAATCATTGAAGGCGCGTTGGTCAGTGAAGTGATTCTGCGCAAGCGCCGTTTGCGCTATCCAGTACCACAATCCTTGATGAGCGAACTGCCCGGGCAGCGTATTCTTACCGTCGAACGGCGTGGAAAATATCTGCTATTGCGCACCGAACTGGGAACAGTGTTGTTGCATCTGGGGATGTCCGGCAGTCTGCGCATCGTTGATCCCGATCTCACCCCTGACAAACATGATCATATTGATATTGTCTTTGAAGGGCGGCGCTGTCTGCGCTTGCATGACCCGCGTCGTTTTGGCGCGGTGTTGTGGCTAGATAATACGCCGGAGCGGCACCCATTATTGGCTAATCTCGGCCCCGAACCATTGACGGCTGAGTTCAGTGGCGAATATCTCCATCAGCGTTCACGCCGTCGCACACAGGCGGTCAAACTTTTTATCATGGATAGTCGGGTAGTGGTGGGTGTGGGTAATATCTACGCCAGCGAGGCCTTGTTTCGAGCCGGTATTCGGCCGCAAACGTCCGCCAATAAGGTTTCGCAACAGCGTTATGTATTGTTGGCAGAGGCCGTCAAACAAGTGTTGGCGGCGGCAATTGAGCAGGGTGGAACCACGCTGCGTGATTTTGTCGATGGCGATGGCCGTCCCGGCTACTTTGCGCAATCACTGCAAGTCTACGGTCGCGAAGACGAACCCTGTATAACCTGCGGTGCCGCGATCCGCATGCTGCGGATGGGGCAGCGGTCTACTTATTATTGTTCGGCCTGTCAGCGCTAA